The following proteins are encoded in a genomic region of Arachis stenosperma cultivar V10309 chromosome 4, arast.V10309.gnm1.PFL2, whole genome shotgun sequence:
- the LOC130975162 gene encoding uncharacterized protein LOC130975162 has translation MAEDSGKSSRLDHLSTIQRLCNRAGVLFEDVNTDRVKKSRGITKQRMEGVIDTQEERKTQGRRRRPQMEEGQASGAMDLSQMQRAIEEMSQQYMKAQEQQQEQYLRQQEQYLKAQEQQENCQLKMMEQQENFQMKMMDQQRDFQARSLERQMEQAVQFQESFNNLFQQQAKQEKYMQDFHQWKNIYHTAGEARQVDQMEYDIDTQSKLNYLVGGMPVVNQEIKPYQEWPELEAVQKERARRNSERMEKALQDAGLWGKVNPSQFYLEPFEEQMEQRKKKKQDPKKKGESSKGNEHKN, from the coding sequence ATGGCTGAGGATAGTGGCAAATCAAGTAGACTTGATCACCTAAGTACTATTCAGAGGCTGTGCAATAGAGCAGGGGTACTCTTTGAGGATGTAAATACAGATCGGGTAAAGAAAAGCAGAGGAATCACCAAGCAAAGAATGGAAGGTGTCATTGACACCCAGGAGGAGAGAAAAActcaaggaagaagaaggagacCACAAATGGAGGAGGGACAAGCTTCTGGTGCAATGGACTTGAGCCAAATGCAAAGAGCCATTGAAGAAATGTCTCAGCAATACATGAAAGCAcaagagcaacagcaagagcaataCTTGAGGCAACAGGAGCAGTACTTGAAAGCCCAGGAGCAACAGGAGAATTGTCAGTTGAAGATGATGGAACAACAAGAAAACTTTCAAATGAAGATGATGGATCAGCAAAGGGACTTCCAAGCAAGATCCCTAGAGAGGCAAATGGAACAAGCAGTTCAATTTCAAGAATCATTTAACAACCTGTTCCAACAACAAGCTAAGCAGGAAAAGTACATGCAAGATTTTCATCAATGGAAGAACATATATCACACGGCTGGGGAAGCTAGGCAGGTAGACCAAATGGAATATGACATAGACACTCAATCAAAGCTAAACTACTTAGTCGGTGGTATGCCAGTGGTCAACCAAGAGATCAAGCCATATCAAGAGTGGCCTGAGCTAGAAGCAGTACAAAAAGAAAGGGCTAGAAGAAATTCAGAGAGAATGGAGAAAGCATTACAAGATGCTGGACTATGGGGAAAAGTGAATCCATCTCAATTCTACCTAGAACCATTTGAAGAACAAATggaacaaagaaagaagaagaagcaggatccaaagaagaaaggagaatcaAGTAAAGGGAATGAGCACAAAAATTAG